A window from Peromyscus eremicus chromosome 1, PerEre_H2_v1, whole genome shotgun sequence encodes these proteins:
- the LOC131897896 gene encoding LOW QUALITY PROTEIN: speckle-type POZ protein-like (The sequence of the model RefSeq protein was modified relative to this genomic sequence to represent the inferred CDS: substituted 1 base at 1 genomic stop codon), whose protein sequence is MAREGTAQRWDHTHISLQNFSYMWNINNFRFFVEERTEIIRSPTFSTEANDKWCLTVNPNGFDEVSADYLSVTLVLLSCLKCHVWAKFQFWIISAEGDKTQTMRSPRAIKFVPGRSCGFKKYILRDFLFSNAPHLLPDDKLSLLCTVSVVQESFRISHQNRKLGIQVSRCTLAGELGELWENSQFTDCSLVVAGQXFRAHKAILAARSPVLRAMFQHDMEESRKNRVEIPDLEPQVFKTMMGFIYTGKAPDLDSMADAVLAAADKYGLERLKVMCEDALCRDLSVENAAHTLFLADLHSSGQLKTQALDFITAHASEVSETSGWKKMVGSYPHLVAEAYRSLASAHLPFLEPPFKRLKQS, encoded by the coding sequence ATGGCAAGAGAGGGGACAGCCCAGAGATGGGACCACACACATATCAGCCTTCAGAATTTCTCCTACATGTGGAACATCAACAACTTCCGGTTTTTTGTGGAGGAAAGGACAGAAATCATTAGAAGCCCAACTTTCTCAACAGAAgccaatgacaaatggtgtttgacAGTAAACCCGAACGGATTCGATGAAGTAAGTGCAGATTATCTGTCAGTCACCCTAGTTTTGCTCAGCTGTCTAAAGTGtcatgtttgggcaaagttccagTTCTGGATCATAAGTGCCGAAGGAGACAAAACACAAACTATGAGGAGCCCAAGAGCCATTAAGTTCGTGCCAGGCCGTAGCTGTGGATTCAAAAAGTACATCCTTCGAGATTTCCTCTTTTCCAATGCGCCTCATCTTCTCCCAGATGACAAGCTCAGCCTGCTCTGCACTGTGAGTGTCGTCCAGGAATCCTTTAGAATCTCCCACCAGAACAGGAAGCTAGGGATTCAAGTATCCAGATGCACATTGGCAGGtgagctaggagagctgtgggagaattCCCAGTTCACAGACTGTTCCCTGGTGGTAGCTGGTCAGTAATTCCgggctcacaaggccatcttagcagctcgctctccagttctcagagccatgtttcaacatgacatggaggagagcagaaagaaccGCGTTGAGATCCCtgacctggagccacaagtcttcaagACAATGATGGGCTTTATTTATACCGGGAaggcaccagacctggacagcatggcagatgCAGTGTTGGCAGCTGCTGACAAGTATGGCCTGGagcgtttgaaggtcatgtgtgaggatgccctttgcagggacctctctgtggagaatgctgcccacactctcttcctggctgacctccacagctcagggcagctgaaaacccaggcactggatttcattacagctcatgcttctgaggtctctgagacctcaggctggaagaAAATGGTGGGCTCCTATCCCCATTTAGTGGCTGAAGCATACCGTTCCTTGGCTTCTGCTCATCTCCCTTTTTTGGAGCCCCCTTTCAAACGCTTGAAGCAATCCTAG